From the Deinococcus aquaticus genome, one window contains:
- a CDS encoding ATP-binding protein → MSAADLGRVQALHALCDALSAQVLDVALNEQAEPDVRYVVVPPDLSGTRLEDVQARLELTEFEVGVLALALSTELFPERMLAACAAALQMDSLYAAFLTPSLTRRWLLGDDWAEGAAFSAGRPLLACGLIEFGASVNASVLEALTPLRLSAGLLADLRGASDVPPDLRGVLRALPPGGLLSDSQEAQRETLARHLKKEDRAALLFGTNVAGMQAVATQLLGNGAHLLDLPVLASRPPEEQEGVLRALRRDTRLRGTRLTVDAATPLPDAQPPEGLVDRVLDVVAGPVVILAADPLPLDSPRAVLSAEIGAPTPAEQRERWAHALGVSEDQALLRQLGDQFHLNLDRIDALARDARAGLSGNASHAARLERAWEAARGANRRLMGSLAQRIDTRATWADLILPDTERLALEQIAAHVRHRSQVYEDLGMARPGRGRSITALFSGPSGTGKTLSAEVLARDLNLDLYRVDLSSTVSKYIGETEKNLKKIFDAADQGGCVLLFDEADSVFGKRGEVRDSNDRYANTQVNYLLQRLESFNGLALLTTNLESSMDVAFMRRLQFVINFRAPQAPERERLWRGAFPAALDTGEVDFARLAQADVSGGNIRSVVMNAVFMSVARGVPVSQALVEEALHLEYRKLGRLVL, encoded by the coding sequence GTGAGTGCAGCGGACCTGGGACGAGTGCAGGCCCTGCACGCCCTGTGCGACGCCCTGAGCGCGCAGGTACTGGACGTGGCGCTGAACGAGCAGGCCGAGCCGGACGTGCGGTACGTGGTGGTCCCGCCGGACCTGAGCGGAACGCGACTGGAGGACGTGCAGGCGCGGCTGGAGCTGACGGAATTCGAGGTGGGCGTGCTGGCGCTGGCTCTGTCGACCGAGCTGTTCCCCGAGCGGATGCTGGCGGCGTGCGCGGCGGCGTTGCAGATGGACAGTCTGTACGCGGCGTTCCTGACGCCGTCCCTGACGCGTCGCTGGCTGCTGGGGGACGACTGGGCCGAAGGCGCGGCGTTCAGCGCCGGGCGGCCCCTGCTGGCCTGCGGCCTGATCGAATTCGGCGCGAGCGTGAATGCCAGCGTGCTGGAGGCCCTGACGCCCCTGCGGCTCAGTGCGGGTTTGCTGGCCGACCTGCGGGGCGCGTCGGACGTCCCGCCGGACCTGCGCGGCGTACTGCGCGCCCTGCCGCCCGGCGGTCTGCTGAGCGACTCGCAGGAAGCGCAGCGCGAGACGCTGGCACGGCACCTGAAGAAGGAGGACCGGGCTGCGCTGCTGTTCGGCACGAACGTGGCCGGGATGCAGGCGGTCGCCACGCAGTTGCTGGGGAACGGCGCGCACCTGCTGGACCTGCCCGTCCTGGCGTCCCGCCCGCCCGAGGAGCAGGAGGGCGTGCTGCGCGCCCTGCGCCGCGACACGCGCCTGCGCGGCACCCGCCTGACCGTGGACGCCGCCACGCCCCTGCCCGACGCACAGCCTCCCGAGGGACTGGTGGACCGCGTGCTGGACGTCGTCGCTGGCCCCGTGGTGATCCTGGCCGCTGACCCGCTGCCGCTGGACTCGCCGCGCGCGGTCCTGAGTGCTGAGATTGGGGCGCCCACGCCCGCCGAGCAGCGCGAACGCTGGGCGCACGCGCTGGGTGTCAGCGAGGATCAGGCGCTGCTCCGGCAACTGGGCGACCAGTTTCACCTGAACCTGGACCGCATCGACGCGCTGGCCCGCGACGCCCGCGCGGGCCTGAGCGGCAACGCCAGCCACGCCGCCCGCCTGGAACGCGCCTGGGAGGCCGCGCGCGGCGCGAACCGCCGCCTGATGGGCAGCCTCGCGCAGCGCATCGACACCCGCGCGACCTGGGCGGACCTGATCCTCCCGGACACCGAGCGGCTGGCCCTGGAGCAGATCGCCGCGCACGTCCGGCACCGCTCGCAGGTGTACGAGGACCTCGGCATGGCCCGGCCCGGACGGGGCCGCTCCATCACGGCGCTGTTCAGCGGCCCCAGCGGCACCGGCAAGACCCTGAGCGCCGAGGTGCTGGCCCGCGACCTGAACCTGGACCTGTACCGTGTGGACCTGAGCAGCACCGTCAGCAAGTACATCGGTGAGACCGAGAAGAACCTCAAGAAGATCTTCGATGCGGCGGATCAGGGTGGCTGCGTGCTGTTGTTCGACGAGGCCGACAGCGTGTTCGGGAAGCGCGGCGAGGTCCGCGACAGCAACGACCGCTACGCGAACACGCAGGTGAACTACCTGCTGCAACGCCTGGAGAGCTTCAACGGGCTGGCGCTGCTGACCACCAACCTGGAGAGCAGCATGGACGTGGCGTTCATGCGCCGCCTGCAGTTCGTGATCAACTTCCGCGCGCCGCAGGCCCCGGAACGCGAGCGGCTGTGGCGCGGCGCGTTCCCGGCCGCGCTGGACACGGGCGAGGTGGATTTCGCGCGGCTGGCGCAGGCGGACGTGTCGGGCGGCAACATCCGCAGCGTGGTCATGAACGCCGTGTTCATGTCCGTGGCGCGCGGCGTGCCCGTCAGTCAGGCGCTGGTCGAGGAGGCGCTGCACCTGGAGTACCGCAAGCTGGGCCGACTGGTGCTGTGA
- a CDS encoding C4-dicarboxylate ABC transporter, producing the protein MVPARLRLSSRPALHGDVIRHFTPNWFTAVMGTGIVSLTLPHLPVAGAAAAGEALWWLNMNLLLLFTALSAARLILFPAESRATLLHPVQSLFLGAVPMGLATVINGLIVFGVPHWGDGAAQVARSLWGLDALLAAATGLLVPYLMFTRQDHALDRMTALWLLPVVASEVAAASAGLIAPHLGAAQAAPLLFGGYVLFALSVPIALMLITILLLRLAQHKLPGAEVGVSMFLPLGPLATGALALLQLGHAAPPVLGTLGLADLAPVFSGFGLLGGLILWGFGGWWLALAALTTRRYVRGGLPFNLGWWGLTFPLGVFTASTFALGDQSHLSGFTHLGWGLTGLLAGLWILVAARTLRGAWNGSLFAVGAAPRLP; encoded by the coding sequence ATGGTTCCCGCACGCCTGCGCCTCTCCTCACGCCCGGCTCTGCACGGCGACGTGATCCGGCACTTCACGCCGAACTGGTTCACGGCCGTCATGGGCACCGGCATCGTGTCCCTGACGCTGCCGCACCTGCCCGTGGCGGGCGCAGCGGCGGCGGGCGAGGCGCTGTGGTGGCTGAACATGAACCTGCTGCTGCTGTTCACGGCGCTGTCTGCCGCGCGGCTGATCCTGTTTCCCGCCGAGAGCCGCGCCACGCTGCTTCACCCGGTGCAGAGCCTCTTCCTGGGCGCCGTTCCCATGGGGCTGGCCACCGTCATCAACGGCCTGATCGTGTTCGGCGTGCCCCACTGGGGCGACGGGGCCGCGCAGGTCGCCCGCTCCCTGTGGGGTCTCGACGCGCTGCTGGCCGCCGCGACCGGCCTGCTCGTCCCGTACCTGATGTTCACCCGGCAGGACCACGCCCTGGACCGCATGACCGCGCTGTGGCTGCTGCCCGTCGTGGCGTCCGAGGTGGCCGCCGCCAGCGCCGGACTGATCGCCCCGCACCTCGGCGCCGCGCAGGCCGCCCCGCTCCTGTTTGGCGGGTACGTGCTGTTCGCGCTGTCCGTGCCGATCGCGCTGATGCTGATCACCATCCTGCTGCTGAGGCTCGCGCAGCACAAACTGCCCGGCGCGGAGGTCGGCGTCAGCATGTTCCTGCCGCTGGGACCGCTCGCCACGGGCGCCCTAGCCCTGCTGCAACTCGGGCACGCCGCGCCGCCCGTGCTGGGCACGCTGGGCCTCGCGGACCTCGCCCCGGTGTTCAGCGGGTTCGGGCTGCTGGGCGGGCTGATCCTGTGGGGGTTCGGCGGGTGGTGGCTGGCACTCGCTGCGCTCACGACCCGCCGCTACGTGCGGGGCGGCCTGCCGTTCAACCTGGGCTGGTGGGGCCTGACCTTCCCGCTCGGCGTGTTCACGGCCTCCACCTTCGCGCTGGGCGACCAGAGTCACCTGAGCGGATTCACGCACCTCGGCTGGGGACTGACCGGCCTCCTGGCGGGCCTGTGGATCCTGGTCGCGGCCCGCACGCTGCGCGGCGCATGGAACGGTAGCCTGTTCGCAGTGGGAGCCGCGCCGCGCCTGCCCTGA
- a CDS encoding LysR substrate-binding domain-containing protein has translation MSLNPDHLLTFTRVAALGSLSAAATELNLTQPAVSAQMKLLTQAVGEPLLTRHRHGVTLTPAGAGLLPHARTLTRSLYAAQDYLNELRGLDSGTLNVAASSTIAAAILPGVLAAFHAAHPRVTIQVRQGNTREVLAALQAAQAEVALIEGPPGTPGPDWTAAPFGQDELILVAPPDTPAAPPPDLNHLPLIWRERGSGTREVAEAALARAGLNPPILLELPGTEAVKEAVIQGLGAAFLPELRVRRELRAGLLVRLPLTLPGLRRPLTRVTPHPDGQSRAARAFLTLLEQRP, from the coding sequence GTGAGCCTCAACCCGGACCACCTGCTGACCTTCACCCGCGTCGCGGCGCTCGGCAGCCTCAGCGCCGCCGCGACCGAACTGAACCTCACGCAGCCCGCCGTGTCCGCCCAGATGAAACTCCTGACCCAGGCGGTCGGGGAACCACTCTTGACCCGCCACCGCCATGGCGTGACCCTCACGCCCGCCGGGGCCGGCCTGCTGCCGCACGCGCGCACCCTGACCCGCTCGCTGTATGCCGCGCAGGACTACCTGAACGAACTGCGCGGCCTGGACAGCGGTACCCTGAACGTCGCCGCGAGCAGCACCATCGCTGCCGCGATCCTGCCCGGTGTGCTGGCCGCGTTCCACGCCGCGCACCCGCGCGTGACCATCCAGGTCCGGCAGGGCAACACCCGCGAGGTCCTGGCCGCCCTTCAGGCCGCGCAGGCCGAGGTCGCGCTGATCGAGGGACCACCCGGCACGCCCGGACCCGACTGGACAGCCGCGCCGTTCGGGCAGGACGAACTGATCCTCGTCGCGCCGCCCGACACGCCCGCTGCGCCCCCCCCGGACCTGAATCACCTGCCCCTGATCTGGCGGGAACGCGGCTCCGGCACGCGCGAGGTCGCTGAGGCCGCCCTGGCCCGCGCGGGCCTGAATCCCCCCATCCTGCTGGAACTGCCGGGCACCGAGGCCGTCAAGGAAGCCGTGATCCAGGGTCTGGGCGCGGCGTTCCTGCCGGAACTGCGCGTGCGGCGCGAGTTGCGGGCCGGCCTGCTGGTGCGCCTGCCGCTGACCCTGCCCGGCCTGCGCCGCCCCCTGACCCGCGTGACCCCCCACCCGGACGGGCAGTCCCGCGCGGCCCGCGCCTTCCTGACCCTGCTGGAACAGCGGCCCTGA
- a CDS encoding urease accessory protein UreD, whose translation MDRARPAVPGRATAPHRPSGSAGLSLRSGSASLNLLARTRTGVLHLHFGVRGGRTALLRDMQKAPLMVIRPFELPCGTLMVFIVNPTGGVLGGDHAEIRVTVEGGARVLILTQSATRVQPSPDGRPATQDVQFQVAAGGRLEYHPERTIPFAGSAFAQTLTADLEDGAQFALTETLASGRVQTGERLAFASYESRVLVNVGGQRVYLDRQRLMPGEFTRAPGVWGELDYQASGVFVGTCEVTALPTVMDFPAAPGLIATGRTAGGAVWLRGAAGRGPELDRALLTAREALRAQLWGAPPLEVRR comes from the coding sequence GTGGATCGAGCACGACCTGCTGTTCCGGGACGTGCCACCGCCCCGCATCGGCCTTCAGGGAGCGCCGGTCTGAGCCTGCGTTCAGGGAGCGCCAGTCTGAACCTTCTGGCCCGCACCCGCACGGGCGTCCTGCACCTGCACTTCGGCGTGCGGGGCGGGCGCACCGCGCTGCTGCGCGACATGCAGAAGGCCCCGCTGATGGTCATCCGGCCCTTCGAACTCCCGTGTGGCACGCTGATGGTCTTCATCGTGAACCCGACCGGAGGCGTGCTGGGCGGCGATCACGCCGAGATCCGCGTGACGGTCGAGGGAGGCGCGCGGGTGCTGATCCTCACGCAGTCGGCCACGCGGGTGCAGCCCTCGCCGGACGGGCGGCCCGCCACGCAGGACGTTCAGTTTCAGGTGGCGGCGGGCGGGCGGCTGGAGTACCACCCGGAACGCACGATTCCCTTTGCCGGGAGTGCCTTCGCGCAGACCCTGACCGCCGACCTGGAGGACGGCGCGCAGTTCGCCCTGACCGAGACGCTCGCCAGCGGGCGTGTGCAGACCGGGGAGCGGCTGGCCTTCGCGTCCTACGAGAGCCGCGTGCTGGTGAACGTGGGGGGGCAGCGGGTGTACCTGGACCGGCAGCGGCTCATGCCGGGCGAGTTCACCCGCGCGCCCGGCGTGTGGGGGGAGCTGGACTATCAGGCGTCCGGTGTGTTCGTCGGCACGTGCGAGGTGACGGCACTGCCCACCGTTATGGACTTCCCGGCGGCACCGGGCCTGATCGCCACCGGGCGCACGGCGGGTGGCGCGGTGTGGCTGCGCGGCGCGGCGGGCAGGGGGCCGGAACTCGACCGGGCGCTGCTGACCGCACGCGAGGCCCTGCGCGCTCAGTTATGGGGCGCGCCTCCGCTGGAAGTCCGCCGCTGA